A stretch of the Takifugu flavidus isolate HTHZ2018 chromosome 1, ASM371156v2, whole genome shotgun sequence genome encodes the following:
- the mybpc2b gene encoding myosin binding protein Cb isoform X3, giving the protein MPEPVPKAKPEGGAPEEPADADEFPADGEPTELTGLFVEKPPESVVAVSGTDVCFIAKVDSTTLTRKPAMKWLKGKWMDLGSKAGKHMQFKETYDRNTKIYTYEMKIIKVVPGDAGGYRCEVTSKDKCDSSTFEITVEAAQQDTQADILSAFKRADAGEDEGDLDFSALLKATKKNKKPQKEEPEIDVWELLKSAHPSEYEKIAFQYGITDLRGMLKRLKKMKVVEPKHSEAFLKRLESCYSVDKGKKIVLKCEVVDPNIQVKWLKNGQEIKPSAKYVIEANGNVRTLTINRTSLADDAAYECVVEDDKCFTEVFVKEPPVTITKLMDDYHVVVGERVEFEVEVSEEGAHVMWFFEDEELQKDKDSKYRFKKDGKKHTLIIQEATLNDIGMYHAWTNGGHTKGELEVEEKQLEVLQDIADLTVKATEQAMFKCEVSDDKVTGKWLKDGVEVLPSNRIKMTHIGRFHRLIIDDVTPEDAGDYTFIPDGYALSLSAKLNFLEIKIDYVPRQDPPKIHLDTTGNMVSQNTIIVVAGNKLRLDVEITGEPAPTVVWSKGDKPITNNEGRVRVETKKDLSCFIIEGAERDDEGNYTIIVTNPAGEDKAVLFVKIVDVPDPPEHVKCTAVGEDTATIVWDAPKFDGGAPLKGYLMERKKKGSSRWTKLNFDVYESTTYEAKRMIEGVLYEMRVFAVNSIGMSPPSLTSKPFMPIAPTSEPMRLTVHDVTDSTCSLKWLTPEKIGAGGLDGYVIEYCKEGDTEWVVANNELCERQGYVVRGLPVGEKVNFRVVAVNIAGRSPPAVMSQPVTIREIMEHPKIRLPRELRTKYIKRVGEKINLTIPFQGKPRPVATWYKDGQPIDPKTINVRNSNVDSILFIRSAEREHSGKYELVLQIENMEDRATIEIRVIEKPGPPRKVRVTDVWGFNAALEWEPPTDDGNSEITGYTIQKADMKTKEWFTVYEHNRRPNCTASDLIIGNEYVFRVYSENLCGLSDDATQSKNTAVIAKIDKVGKQIPYKEMDMACMPKFTQPLVDRTVVAGYSTAISCAVKGFPRPKIVWMKNKMIIGEDPKYLMQNNQGVLTLNIRKPSPFDGGKYSCMAVNDLGKDVVECKLDVRVATAEGEKK; this is encoded by the exons AGCCGACTGAGCTCACTGGGCTCTTTGTGGAGAAGCCTCCAGAAAGTGTAGTAGCTGTTTCAG GAACCGATGTCTGCTTCATAGCCAAGGTGGACTCAACCACCCTGACCAGAAAACCCGCCATGAAGTGGCTGAAGGGGAAGTGGATGGACCTTGGCAGCAAGGCTGGGAAGCACATGCAGTTTAAAGAAACGTatgacagaaacacaaag ATCTACACATACGAAATGAAGATCATCAAAGTGGTCCCTGGGGATGCTGGCGGATACAGGTGCGAGGTGACATCCAAGGACAAGTGTGACAGCTCCACCTTTGAGATCACTGTTGAGG CTgcacagcaggacacacaggcCGATATTCTGTCTGCGTTCAAGAGAGC TGATGCtggggaggatgaaggagatCTGGATTTCAGTGCTCTGCTGAAGGCAACAAAGAA GAACAAGAAGCCTCAGAAGGAAGAACCCGAGATAGATGTGTGGGAACTGCTTAAGAGTGCCCACCCAAGCGAGTATGAGAAAATCGCCTTTCAGTATGGCATCACCGACCTGAGGGGCATGCTGAAGCGTCTGAAAAAGATGAAGGTCGTCGAGCCCAAGCACAGCGAGG CTTTCCTGAAGAGGCTGGAATCCTGCTACTCAGTGGACAAGGGCAAAAAAATTGTCCTGAAGTGTGAAGTAGTCGATCCTAACATCCAGGTTAAATGGCTGAAGAATGGACAGGAGATCAAACCCTCTGCTAA GTACGTCATAGAGGCAAATGGAAATGTCAGAACACTCACCATCAACAGGACCAGCCTGGCTGATGACGCTGCCTATGAGTGTGTGGTTGAAGATGACAAGTGTTTCACTGAGGTCTTTGTCAAAG AGCCCCCTGTGACCATCACCAAGCTAATGGATGACTACCACGTGGTGGTTGGAGAGAGAGTGGAGTTTGAGGTGGAGGTGTCTGAGGAGGGTGCCCATGTCATGTG GTTCTTTGAGGATGAAGAGCTTCAGAAAGATAAAGACTCAAAGTACCGCTTCAAGAAAGATgggaagaaacacacactgatcaTCCAGGAAGCCACACTGAATGACATTGGAATGTACCATGCTTGGACAAATGGAGGGCACACCAAAGGAGAGCTGGAAGTAGAGG AGAAACAGCTGGAGGTGCTACAGGACATTGCTGATCTGACAGTCAAGGCAACAGAACAAGCGATGTTCAAATGCGAGGTGTCTGATGACAAGGTCACAGGAAAGTGGTTAAAAGATGGGGTGGAGGTCCTGCCCAGCAATCGCATCAAAATGACTCACATTGGAAG ATTCCATCGGCTGATTATTGATGATGTGACGCCAGAGGATGCTGGAGACTACACCTTTATTCCTGATGGATATGCTCTGTCACTTTCTGCCAAACTCAACTTCCTTG AAATAAAGATAGACTATGTGCCTAGACAAG ATCCCCCAAAAATCCATCTGGACACCACTGGAAACATGGTGTCACAGAACACCATCATTGTGGTGGCAGGCAACAAACTCCGTCTGGATGTGGAGATCACAGGAGAGCCAGCGCCCACTGTTGTCTGGTCCAAAGGGGATAAA CCTATTACCAACAACGAAGGTCGTGTAAGAGTGGAGACAAAGAAGGACCTGAGCTGCTTCATCATCGAAGGTGCAGAAAGGGATGACGAGGGCAATTACACCATTATTGTCACCAACCCTGCTGGGGAGGACAAGGCTGTGCTCTTTGTGAAGATCGTGG ATGTGCCTGATCCGCCCGAGCACGTCAAATGCACAGCTGTGGGAGAGGACACTGCCACCATTGTGTGGGATGCTCCCAAGTTTGATGGCGGGGCACCACTCAAAG GCTATCTcatggagagaaagaagaaaggctCCTCCAGATGGACTAAGCTCAACTTTGATGTTTATGAATCAACGACGTATGAGGCCAAGAGGATGATTGAAGGAGTCCTGTATGAGATGAGGGTGTTTGCTGTCAACAGCATTGGCATGTCTCCGCCCAGTCTCACCTCCAAACCCTTCATGCCTATTG CCCCGACGAGTGAACCAATGCGCCTGACAGTGCATGATGTGACAGACAGCACATGCAGCCTGAAGTGGCTGACTCCAGAGAAGATCGGAGCTGGAGGCCTGGATGGTTACGTCATTGAATACTGCAAGGAAGGAG ACACTGAGTGGGTGGTGGCAAACAATGAGCTTTGCGAGAGGCAGGGATATGTGGTGCGTGGCCTGCCCGTGGGAGAGAAGGTCAACTTCAGGGTAGTGGCAGTAAACATTGCTGGACGCAGCCCTCCTGCCGTGATGTCACAGCCTGTCACCATCCGTGAGATCATGG AACACCCAAAGATCCGCCTCCCACGTGAGCTCCGGACAAAGTACATCAAGAGAGTAGGAGAGAAGATCAACCTGACCATCCCCTTCCAG GGTAAGCCACGCCCTGTTGCAACCTGGTACAAGGATGGTCAACCCATTGACCCCAAGACGATCAACGTGCGCAACTCCAACGTGGACAGCATCCTCTTCATCCGCTCAGCAGAGAGAGAGCACTCCGGCAAGTATGAGCTGGTGCTACAGATCGAGAACATGGAGGACAGAGCCACCATTGAAATCAGGGTTATCG AAAAACCGGGACCTCCTCGAAAAGTGAGGGTGACAGACGTGTGGGGCTTCAACGCAGCACTGGAGTGGGAACCCCCCACCGATGATGGCAACTCTGAGATTACAGGATACACCATTCAGAAAGCAGACATGAAGACTAAG GAGTGGTTCACTGTTTACGAGCACAACAGACGACCAAACTGCACAGCATCTGATCTGATCATCGGCAACGAGTATGTGTTCCGGGTTTACAGTGAAAACCTGTGTGGCCTGAGCGACGATGCAACTCAAAGCAAGAACACAGCTGTTATTGCCAAAATAG ACAAGGTGGGGAAGCAAATTCCTTACAAGGAGATGGACATGGCCTGTATGCCTAAGTTTACTCAACCCCTGGTGGACAGAACGGTGGTAGCGGGTTACAGCACTGCCATCAGCTGTGCCGTCAAAGGCTTTCCCAGG CCCAAGATTGTctggatgaaaaacaaaatgatcaTTGGAGAGGATCCAAAGTACTTGATGCAGAACAACCAGGGCGTGCTGACCCTAAACATTCGCAAGCCAAGCCCCTTTGACGGAGGGAAATACTCCTGCATGGCTGTCAACGACCTGGGCAAAGATGTGGTCGAGTGCAAGCTGGATGTCCGAG TTGCAACtgcagaaggagagaagaagtaA
- the mybpc2b gene encoding myosin binding protein Cb isoform X1: protein MPEPVPKAKPEGGAPEEPADADEFPADGGATESDGDEPTELTGLFVEKPPESVVAVSGTDVCFIAKVDSTTLTRKPAMKWLKGKWMDLGSKAGKHMQFKETYDRNTKIYTYEMKIIKVVPGDAGGYRCEVTSKDKCDSSTFEITVEAAQQDTQADILSAFKRADAGEDEGDLDFSALLKATKKNKKPQKEEPEIDVWELLKSAHPSEYEKIAFQYGITDLRGMLKRLKKMKVVEPKHSEAFLKRLESCYSVDKGKKIVLKCEVVDPNIQVKWLKNGQEIKPSAKYVIEANGNVRTLTINRTSLADDAAYECVVEDDKCFTEVFVKEPPVTITKLMDDYHVVVGERVEFEVEVSEEGAHVMWFFEDEELQKDKDSKYRFKKDGKKHTLIIQEATLNDIGMYHAWTNGGHTKGELEVEEKQLEVLQDIADLTVKATEQAMFKCEVSDDKVTGKWLKDGVEVLPSNRIKMTHIGRFHRLIIDDVTPEDAGDYTFIPDGYALSLSAKLNFLEIKIDYVPRQDPPKIHLDTTGNMVSQNTIIVVAGNKLRLDVEITGEPAPTVVWSKGDKPITNNEGRVRVETKKDLSCFIIEGAERDDEGNYTIIVTNPAGEDKAVLFVKIVDVPDPPEHVKCTAVGEDTATIVWDAPKFDGGAPLKGYLMERKKKGSSRWTKLNFDVYESTTYEAKRMIEGVLYEMRVFAVNSIGMSPPSLTSKPFMPIAPTSEPMRLTVHDVTDSTCSLKWLTPEKIGAGGLDGYVIEYCKEGDTEWVVANNELCERQGYVVRGLPVGEKVNFRVVAVNIAGRSPPAVMSQPVTIREIMEHPKIRLPRELRTKYIKRVGEKINLTIPFQGKPRPVATWYKDGQPIDPKTINVRNSNVDSILFIRSAEREHSGKYELVLQIENMEDRATIEIRVIEKPGPPRKVRVTDVWGFNAALEWEPPTDDGNSEITGYTIQKADMKTKEWFTVYEHNRRPNCTASDLIIGNEYVFRVYSENLCGLSDDATQSKNTAVIAKIDKVGKQIPYKEMDMACMPKFTQPLVDRTVVAGYSTAISCAVKGFPRPKIVWMKNKMIIGEDPKYLMQNNQGVLTLNIRKPSPFDGGKYSCMAVNDLGKDVVECKLDVRVATAEGEKK from the exons AGCCGACTGAGCTCACTGGGCTCTTTGTGGAGAAGCCTCCAGAAAGTGTAGTAGCTGTTTCAG GAACCGATGTCTGCTTCATAGCCAAGGTGGACTCAACCACCCTGACCAGAAAACCCGCCATGAAGTGGCTGAAGGGGAAGTGGATGGACCTTGGCAGCAAGGCTGGGAAGCACATGCAGTTTAAAGAAACGTatgacagaaacacaaag ATCTACACATACGAAATGAAGATCATCAAAGTGGTCCCTGGGGATGCTGGCGGATACAGGTGCGAGGTGACATCCAAGGACAAGTGTGACAGCTCCACCTTTGAGATCACTGTTGAGG CTgcacagcaggacacacaggcCGATATTCTGTCTGCGTTCAAGAGAGC TGATGCtggggaggatgaaggagatCTGGATTTCAGTGCTCTGCTGAAGGCAACAAAGAA GAACAAGAAGCCTCAGAAGGAAGAACCCGAGATAGATGTGTGGGAACTGCTTAAGAGTGCCCACCCAAGCGAGTATGAGAAAATCGCCTTTCAGTATGGCATCACCGACCTGAGGGGCATGCTGAAGCGTCTGAAAAAGATGAAGGTCGTCGAGCCCAAGCACAGCGAGG CTTTCCTGAAGAGGCTGGAATCCTGCTACTCAGTGGACAAGGGCAAAAAAATTGTCCTGAAGTGTGAAGTAGTCGATCCTAACATCCAGGTTAAATGGCTGAAGAATGGACAGGAGATCAAACCCTCTGCTAA GTACGTCATAGAGGCAAATGGAAATGTCAGAACACTCACCATCAACAGGACCAGCCTGGCTGATGACGCTGCCTATGAGTGTGTGGTTGAAGATGACAAGTGTTTCACTGAGGTCTTTGTCAAAG AGCCCCCTGTGACCATCACCAAGCTAATGGATGACTACCACGTGGTGGTTGGAGAGAGAGTGGAGTTTGAGGTGGAGGTGTCTGAGGAGGGTGCCCATGTCATGTG GTTCTTTGAGGATGAAGAGCTTCAGAAAGATAAAGACTCAAAGTACCGCTTCAAGAAAGATgggaagaaacacacactgatcaTCCAGGAAGCCACACTGAATGACATTGGAATGTACCATGCTTGGACAAATGGAGGGCACACCAAAGGAGAGCTGGAAGTAGAGG AGAAACAGCTGGAGGTGCTACAGGACATTGCTGATCTGACAGTCAAGGCAACAGAACAAGCGATGTTCAAATGCGAGGTGTCTGATGACAAGGTCACAGGAAAGTGGTTAAAAGATGGGGTGGAGGTCCTGCCCAGCAATCGCATCAAAATGACTCACATTGGAAG ATTCCATCGGCTGATTATTGATGATGTGACGCCAGAGGATGCTGGAGACTACACCTTTATTCCTGATGGATATGCTCTGTCACTTTCTGCCAAACTCAACTTCCTTG AAATAAAGATAGACTATGTGCCTAGACAAG ATCCCCCAAAAATCCATCTGGACACCACTGGAAACATGGTGTCACAGAACACCATCATTGTGGTGGCAGGCAACAAACTCCGTCTGGATGTGGAGATCACAGGAGAGCCAGCGCCCACTGTTGTCTGGTCCAAAGGGGATAAA CCTATTACCAACAACGAAGGTCGTGTAAGAGTGGAGACAAAGAAGGACCTGAGCTGCTTCATCATCGAAGGTGCAGAAAGGGATGACGAGGGCAATTACACCATTATTGTCACCAACCCTGCTGGGGAGGACAAGGCTGTGCTCTTTGTGAAGATCGTGG ATGTGCCTGATCCGCCCGAGCACGTCAAATGCACAGCTGTGGGAGAGGACACTGCCACCATTGTGTGGGATGCTCCCAAGTTTGATGGCGGGGCACCACTCAAAG GCTATCTcatggagagaaagaagaaaggctCCTCCAGATGGACTAAGCTCAACTTTGATGTTTATGAATCAACGACGTATGAGGCCAAGAGGATGATTGAAGGAGTCCTGTATGAGATGAGGGTGTTTGCTGTCAACAGCATTGGCATGTCTCCGCCCAGTCTCACCTCCAAACCCTTCATGCCTATTG CCCCGACGAGTGAACCAATGCGCCTGACAGTGCATGATGTGACAGACAGCACATGCAGCCTGAAGTGGCTGACTCCAGAGAAGATCGGAGCTGGAGGCCTGGATGGTTACGTCATTGAATACTGCAAGGAAGGAG ACACTGAGTGGGTGGTGGCAAACAATGAGCTTTGCGAGAGGCAGGGATATGTGGTGCGTGGCCTGCCCGTGGGAGAGAAGGTCAACTTCAGGGTAGTGGCAGTAAACATTGCTGGACGCAGCCCTCCTGCCGTGATGTCACAGCCTGTCACCATCCGTGAGATCATGG AACACCCAAAGATCCGCCTCCCACGTGAGCTCCGGACAAAGTACATCAAGAGAGTAGGAGAGAAGATCAACCTGACCATCCCCTTCCAG GGTAAGCCACGCCCTGTTGCAACCTGGTACAAGGATGGTCAACCCATTGACCCCAAGACGATCAACGTGCGCAACTCCAACGTGGACAGCATCCTCTTCATCCGCTCAGCAGAGAGAGAGCACTCCGGCAAGTATGAGCTGGTGCTACAGATCGAGAACATGGAGGACAGAGCCACCATTGAAATCAGGGTTATCG AAAAACCGGGACCTCCTCGAAAAGTGAGGGTGACAGACGTGTGGGGCTTCAACGCAGCACTGGAGTGGGAACCCCCCACCGATGATGGCAACTCTGAGATTACAGGATACACCATTCAGAAAGCAGACATGAAGACTAAG GAGTGGTTCACTGTTTACGAGCACAACAGACGACCAAACTGCACAGCATCTGATCTGATCATCGGCAACGAGTATGTGTTCCGGGTTTACAGTGAAAACCTGTGTGGCCTGAGCGACGATGCAACTCAAAGCAAGAACACAGCTGTTATTGCCAAAATAG ACAAGGTGGGGAAGCAAATTCCTTACAAGGAGATGGACATGGCCTGTATGCCTAAGTTTACTCAACCCCTGGTGGACAGAACGGTGGTAGCGGGTTACAGCACTGCCATCAGCTGTGCCGTCAAAGGCTTTCCCAGG CCCAAGATTGTctggatgaaaaacaaaatgatcaTTGGAGAGGATCCAAAGTACTTGATGCAGAACAACCAGGGCGTGCTGACCCTAAACATTCGCAAGCCAAGCCCCTTTGACGGAGGGAAATACTCCTGCATGGCTGTCAACGACCTGGGCAAAGATGTGGTCGAGTGCAAGCTGGATGTCCGAG TTGCAACtgcagaaggagagaagaagtaA
- the mybpc2b gene encoding myosin binding protein Cb isoform X6, translating to MPEPVPKAKPEGGAPEEPADAEPTELTGLFVEKPPESVVAVSGTDVCFIAKVDSTTLTRKPAMKWLKGKWMDLGSKAGKHMQFKETYDRNTKIYTYEMKIIKVVPGDAGGYRCEVTSKDKCDSSTFEITVEAAQQDTQADILSAFKRADAGEDEGDLDFSALLKATKKNKKPQKEEPEIDVWELLKSAHPSEYEKIAFQYGITDLRGMLKRLKKMKVVEPKHSEAFLKRLESCYSVDKGKKIVLKCEVVDPNIQVKWLKNGQEIKPSAKYVIEANGNVRTLTINRTSLADDAAYECVVEDDKCFTEVFVKEPPVTITKLMDDYHVVVGERVEFEVEVSEEGAHVMWFFEDEELQKDKDSKYRFKKDGKKHTLIIQEATLNDIGMYHAWTNGGHTKGELEVEEKQLEVLQDIADLTVKATEQAMFKCEVSDDKVTGKWLKDGVEVLPSNRIKMTHIGRFHRLIIDDVTPEDAGDYTFIPDGYALSLSAKLNFLEIKIDYVPRQDPPKIHLDTTGNMVSQNTIIVVAGNKLRLDVEITGEPAPTVVWSKGDKPITNNEGRVRVETKKDLSCFIIEGAERDDEGNYTIIVTNPAGEDKAVLFVKIVDVPDPPEHVKCTAVGEDTATIVWDAPKFDGGAPLKGYLMERKKKGSSRWTKLNFDVYESTTYEAKRMIEGVLYEMRVFAVNSIGMSPPSLTSKPFMPIAPTSEPMRLTVHDVTDSTCSLKWLTPEKIGAGGLDGYVIEYCKEGDTEWVVANNELCERQGYVVRGLPVGEKVNFRVVAVNIAGRSPPAVMSQPVTIREIMEHPKIRLPRELRTKYIKRVGEKINLTIPFQGKPRPVATWYKDGQPIDPKTINVRNSNVDSILFIRSAEREHSGKYELVLQIENMEDRATIEIRVIEKPGPPRKVRVTDVWGFNAALEWEPPTDDGNSEITGYTIQKADMKTKEWFTVYEHNRRPNCTASDLIIGNEYVFRVYSENLCGLSDDATQSKNTAVIAKIDKVGKQIPYKEMDMACMPKFTQPLVDRTVVAGYSTAISCAVKGFPRPKIVWMKNKMIIGEDPKYLMQNNQGVLTLNIRKPSPFDGGKYSCMAVNDLGKDVVECKLDVRVATAEGEKK from the exons AGCCGACTGAGCTCACTGGGCTCTTTGTGGAGAAGCCTCCAGAAAGTGTAGTAGCTGTTTCAG GAACCGATGTCTGCTTCATAGCCAAGGTGGACTCAACCACCCTGACCAGAAAACCCGCCATGAAGTGGCTGAAGGGGAAGTGGATGGACCTTGGCAGCAAGGCTGGGAAGCACATGCAGTTTAAAGAAACGTatgacagaaacacaaag ATCTACACATACGAAATGAAGATCATCAAAGTGGTCCCTGGGGATGCTGGCGGATACAGGTGCGAGGTGACATCCAAGGACAAGTGTGACAGCTCCACCTTTGAGATCACTGTTGAGG CTgcacagcaggacacacaggcCGATATTCTGTCTGCGTTCAAGAGAGC TGATGCtggggaggatgaaggagatCTGGATTTCAGTGCTCTGCTGAAGGCAACAAAGAA GAACAAGAAGCCTCAGAAGGAAGAACCCGAGATAGATGTGTGGGAACTGCTTAAGAGTGCCCACCCAAGCGAGTATGAGAAAATCGCCTTTCAGTATGGCATCACCGACCTGAGGGGCATGCTGAAGCGTCTGAAAAAGATGAAGGTCGTCGAGCCCAAGCACAGCGAGG CTTTCCTGAAGAGGCTGGAATCCTGCTACTCAGTGGACAAGGGCAAAAAAATTGTCCTGAAGTGTGAAGTAGTCGATCCTAACATCCAGGTTAAATGGCTGAAGAATGGACAGGAGATCAAACCCTCTGCTAA GTACGTCATAGAGGCAAATGGAAATGTCAGAACACTCACCATCAACAGGACCAGCCTGGCTGATGACGCTGCCTATGAGTGTGTGGTTGAAGATGACAAGTGTTTCACTGAGGTCTTTGTCAAAG AGCCCCCTGTGACCATCACCAAGCTAATGGATGACTACCACGTGGTGGTTGGAGAGAGAGTGGAGTTTGAGGTGGAGGTGTCTGAGGAGGGTGCCCATGTCATGTG GTTCTTTGAGGATGAAGAGCTTCAGAAAGATAAAGACTCAAAGTACCGCTTCAAGAAAGATgggaagaaacacacactgatcaTCCAGGAAGCCACACTGAATGACATTGGAATGTACCATGCTTGGACAAATGGAGGGCACACCAAAGGAGAGCTGGAAGTAGAGG AGAAACAGCTGGAGGTGCTACAGGACATTGCTGATCTGACAGTCAAGGCAACAGAACAAGCGATGTTCAAATGCGAGGTGTCTGATGACAAGGTCACAGGAAAGTGGTTAAAAGATGGGGTGGAGGTCCTGCCCAGCAATCGCATCAAAATGACTCACATTGGAAG ATTCCATCGGCTGATTATTGATGATGTGACGCCAGAGGATGCTGGAGACTACACCTTTATTCCTGATGGATATGCTCTGTCACTTTCTGCCAAACTCAACTTCCTTG AAATAAAGATAGACTATGTGCCTAGACAAG ATCCCCCAAAAATCCATCTGGACACCACTGGAAACATGGTGTCACAGAACACCATCATTGTGGTGGCAGGCAACAAACTCCGTCTGGATGTGGAGATCACAGGAGAGCCAGCGCCCACTGTTGTCTGGTCCAAAGGGGATAAA CCTATTACCAACAACGAAGGTCGTGTAAGAGTGGAGACAAAGAAGGACCTGAGCTGCTTCATCATCGAAGGTGCAGAAAGGGATGACGAGGGCAATTACACCATTATTGTCACCAACCCTGCTGGGGAGGACAAGGCTGTGCTCTTTGTGAAGATCGTGG ATGTGCCTGATCCGCCCGAGCACGTCAAATGCACAGCTGTGGGAGAGGACACTGCCACCATTGTGTGGGATGCTCCCAAGTTTGATGGCGGGGCACCACTCAAAG GCTATCTcatggagagaaagaagaaaggctCCTCCAGATGGACTAAGCTCAACTTTGATGTTTATGAATCAACGACGTATGAGGCCAAGAGGATGATTGAAGGAGTCCTGTATGAGATGAGGGTGTTTGCTGTCAACAGCATTGGCATGTCTCCGCCCAGTCTCACCTCCAAACCCTTCATGCCTATTG CCCCGACGAGTGAACCAATGCGCCTGACAGTGCATGATGTGACAGACAGCACATGCAGCCTGAAGTGGCTGACTCCAGAGAAGATCGGAGCTGGAGGCCTGGATGGTTACGTCATTGAATACTGCAAGGAAGGAG ACACTGAGTGGGTGGTGGCAAACAATGAGCTTTGCGAGAGGCAGGGATATGTGGTGCGTGGCCTGCCCGTGGGAGAGAAGGTCAACTTCAGGGTAGTGGCAGTAAACATTGCTGGACGCAGCCCTCCTGCCGTGATGTCACAGCCTGTCACCATCCGTGAGATCATGG AACACCCAAAGATCCGCCTCCCACGTGAGCTCCGGACAAAGTACATCAAGAGAGTAGGAGAGAAGATCAACCTGACCATCCCCTTCCAG GGTAAGCCACGCCCTGTTGCAACCTGGTACAAGGATGGTCAACCCATTGACCCCAAGACGATCAACGTGCGCAACTCCAACGTGGACAGCATCCTCTTCATCCGCTCAGCAGAGAGAGAGCACTCCGGCAAGTATGAGCTGGTGCTACAGATCGAGAACATGGAGGACAGAGCCACCATTGAAATCAGGGTTATCG AAAAACCGGGACCTCCTCGAAAAGTGAGGGTGACAGACGTGTGGGGCTTCAACGCAGCACTGGAGTGGGAACCCCCCACCGATGATGGCAACTCTGAGATTACAGGATACACCATTCAGAAAGCAGACATGAAGACTAAG GAGTGGTTCACTGTTTACGAGCACAACAGACGACCAAACTGCACAGCATCTGATCTGATCATCGGCAACGAGTATGTGTTCCGGGTTTACAGTGAAAACCTGTGTGGCCTGAGCGACGATGCAACTCAAAGCAAGAACACAGCTGTTATTGCCAAAATAG ACAAGGTGGGGAAGCAAATTCCTTACAAGGAGATGGACATGGCCTGTATGCCTAAGTTTACTCAACCCCTGGTGGACAGAACGGTGGTAGCGGGTTACAGCACTGCCATCAGCTGTGCCGTCAAAGGCTTTCCCAGG CCCAAGATTGTctggatgaaaaacaaaatgatcaTTGGAGAGGATCCAAAGTACTTGATGCAGAACAACCAGGGCGTGCTGACCCTAAACATTCGCAAGCCAAGCCCCTTTGACGGAGGGAAATACTCCTGCATGGCTGTCAACGACCTGGGCAAAGATGTGGTCGAGTGCAAGCTGGATGTCCGAG TTGCAACtgcagaaggagagaagaagtaA